The Danio aesculapii chromosome 22, fDanAes4.1, whole genome shotgun sequence genomic sequence TATAATAATGTGTTAATTAGAAGAAGGAAACGCATTAATGAAGTATTTTGGTGgagtttctcttcagtgtttgggctttcagcagtgatgtttacaccacattaaactgaacttcatctgtgaaaactgaactgacgcaGTTTCATTTTGCTAGATCTTCatctctgttaagctgctttgcctttgacacaatctacattgtaaaaagatctgtagaaataaatacattcaatCAATTTAATTGTAGTAATGACAGATCTGTTTCTCCTCCCATCAGTCTACAAGTGAAGACGAGCATCAGACCATCAGGAATAAGTGAAATCtgaaagacagagtttattgaaggacagtgagaagatgagtgatccagaaccctgcataattaaagaggaagaggaaccctgcagaattaaagaggaagaggaaccctgcagaattaaagagGAAGAGGAAGCCTGCAGAACTAAAGAGGAAGAGGAACCCTGCAGAACTAAAGAGGAAGAGGAACCCTGTAGAACTAAAGAGGAAGAGGAACCCTGTAGAATTAAAGAGGAAGAGGAAGTCTGTAGAATTAAagaggaagagactgaagaactaacaggttggtgtttattcctgATTCTTCAGTAATGAGCCTGATGAACAATAAGGATAAAGAGCTTTGAACAGTGTATCTGAATTATTTTTGgaacatgtatgtatgtatgtatgtatatgagcaattccatgcaaatgtcaaccttgccatgaaaaaaattacgttttcgCCAAAATGTCAAACccgtttctgtttttttttgggtaagtattttacagtatgttagaaatacttaaaaatgcatctggcaatgtttttaaactattatattagattcaccaaagtcacacaagtggcaattcacatcggtcacatccataatggagagatgtcacatccataacaacacATTTTCCTCAAAAacgtgaaaatattaaataaattttgttCTGTAGTGAGCCAATTcttctccttttgattagcattatttcttttgggttgtacagtttaattcacagaatttctacaaagtgtgttgtatactgtaaacccacagacttttttttgtcacatccataacgcatgcttatttccctcatttaaagtataaaacatgtttacagattaatatttttctggttccataactctgtggttataaaaatataatcagttgcttcaatataatgttaacatatactttctatgcgaatttatgttttgagtttttactgcaaatgtcgcATACATAGCGCTGGAATTgctcgtttatatatatatatatatatatatatatatatatatatatatatatatatatatatatatatatatatatatatatatatatatagttgaagtcagaattattagtccccctgtttatttttttccccaatttctgtttaatggagagattttttcaacacatttctaatcataatagttttaataactcatctctaataactgatttattttatctttgtcatgaagaatatctagtctaatattatttactgtcatcaagtcacttctatacagcttaaagtgacatttaaaggcttaactaggttaattaggttaactaggcaggttaggatagataggcaagttattgtataacagtggtttgtgctgtagactatcgaaaaaacatatagcttaaaggggctaataatattgaccttaaaaatgttcttacattaaaaaatgcttttattctagccaaaataaaacaaataagactttctccagaggaaaaaatattatcaggcatactgtgaatttatttatttttttgctctgttaaacataatttgtgaaatataaaaaagaatttaaaaaaaatcaaaaatcaaaggggggctaataattctgacttcaactgtacataaatatatacagatatacacatacgtatataataaaaacacaataataaatagACTTTATATTCTCAGGAGACACTCAGTTGTCTTTAATTTAcatgctttttaaatatttttgaaccTTTTCTACTCTGATTTCAGACTTTATTGAAGAGGATGAGGAGAATGAAGATGTTAAATTTGTACAAGCTGAGAAAATCCCTCATTTATTGACTGAaggtattattttaaagaaaggagACAAGAAAAGTTTCACCTGcactgagtgtggaaagagtttgacATCCAAACAGGTTCTAAAGCgtcacatgaggattcacactggagagaaaccattcacatgtactcagtgtgggaagagtttcagtcaaTCATCATCTCTTAAATCACACatgctgatccacactggagagaaaacacacacatgtgatcaatgcggcaaaacatttttgattccTTCACACCTGGAGATCCATCTTAGAGTTCACACTAAAGAGAAACCGTATTcatgctctgagtgtggaaagagttttacacaGCAGTCAAATTTCAAACTGCATCAGAAGACCCACATTGGAGTGAGAGAGTacatgtgctttgagtgtgagaagacttttgttAGAGCTGATTATTTGAAACAGCACCAGaagactcacactggagagaaaccgtacacatgtGATCAGTGTCTGAAGAGTTTCACACACTTGTCATATCTTAAGAgacacatgaaaatccacactggagaaaagaaGTACACATGGCATCAATGCAGCAAAATGTTTTCTCATGTGTAACTGGGGAAAGTAAATCCATCTTGAGTATTTGCTTCTTTTATCAATAGTTTCATGTTCATCTCTTTTAATTATTACTTCATTTACTCAATAGGTCACGCTGAagtttaatttcagccagcctgCCTCAGCGCTTTCGGTGAACTGTCTTTTCATTATAAAATTGGCACATTTACAGGTGCAGTAAGTGATTGTCTTCACtagttgtgctggttgaaagtctcttcacattccaataataatgattaaagtcatgatctaattttttttatgtctttCTAGACTAGAAAAGGCTCATCCAATTAAATAATCTCAAGCCGATCAttttgataagtagcccaaactgtcaccTCTGTTcatgcataaaaacaaatgctaattcaaaactttttaaaatcctgaatcaatattggagttggATGGAAAACACCGATGTGAAAGATTAGAAAGTAAACTATTCTTATCAAtagtttccttttctttttttttggtgctCATCTCTCTCCATGAGTATCACATTTACCCAATAGGTCAGAATACAAATGTACATTTAACTTATTTAAGCAGAGtgacaaattaaaatgtttaaaattaaaacactttttcagtggttacatttattaaatttgttgCCATAAGGAAACCACACATCTCTGGATCACCTATCACGTGTTCAGGTTGGCCTAGGCTAAATACGAGcagatattaacatttattactgAAATATTAAGTCAGTCACtgcattcaaatattttaatatttgcccCCATCATTTGTGCAGCTATATCAGACTTTAACTCGGATGTTTGGCACTGTTTTCATACATTAAAATGTGACTTCCGCCATCTTGTGTCTTTCTCCAGGAGACTGGGTTAATTTCGCGCCAGTTTTGTGTGTACAGTAAAGGATCAGGTAGGAGAGATTATTTAGCCCACTTCAGCTTTCTTATTGTTTTAGATTTACTTCATAAACAGACTGTTGCGATCATATTTCATGAAGTATTTGGTCAAAATAGTGAGGATTAGGTCGTAAGAAAACCTTTAGAAGCGTAAATTTACCCCACACGGTACCGGCCCTTCTATATTTTGGTCCTGCATATTATTCTGCCGTCATGACGACCGTCTCCCGCTTGTGACGGACAAACAACATTCGCTGAGCAACACGGACAGCCAATCAACGCTCGCTGCGCAACACAGGCAGCCAATCGGTGTTCGCTGCGCAATACAGGCAGCCAATCGGCGTTCGCTGAGCAACGTGCAGGCAAATACCCCGCCCTTGGCGCTTATTATGAGGTGGAGAGAATTCattggagtgtatatgtataatttCACTGATGTTACGAGTGTTTTGTGTTCATTCAATGTAAGTGTTTTATTTCTGTCACCTGTAAAGCTTGTGAGTGTGATATGCTTAACTTTGCTGCTGATTCTCGCGGTTTAATCTGCTAAAAGTCATGTAGGCAATGCTAATATGCTTAGCATCAGGTGAATAGCTTATATTCATTCATGGTTGCTTATACTAATgttatttatgtacattttattgaaggacagtgagaaaaTGAGGGATCCAGAAAAGTCCTCCAGCACTGAAGCTGAAGAGACTAAAGAATGAACaggttggtgtttattcctgATTGTTCAATAATGAGGCTGAAGAACAATACGAATACAAACGTTAACAGTTCGTCTGATTCATTTTGTGCACTATAGGAATAAAAAATtccacagaaaaataaatagagtTTTCAATTATTTTCATGTATTAAATGTCATCTGCTgtgatttattttacaattatttgatattttttaatcTATATGCAATTATCCGATTAGTTTTGTACTCCTATATctaaaaatacaatacattaataaatgctaCAAACCTGGGCCTGTATTTATCAAGCTTCTGAGATTTGCTCATAAGAACAGTGCTAAAAATTCAATCgagtaaaaaaacagcttaaagttgTGCTTTACTTAGAAGTGACTTATCATGCTGTTATGAAGGGGAAATTACCAGTTTAAATCAAAAAGCCTGGTGTCAGATCAAGAGAAGACTCGGGG encodes the following:
- the LOC130215936 gene encoding gastrula zinc finger protein XlCGF7.1-like, encoding MSDPEPCIIKEEEEPCRIKEEEEPCRIKEEEEACRTKEEEEPCRTKEEEEPCRTKEEEEPCRIKEEEEVCRIKEEETEELTDFIEEDEENEDVKFVQAEKIPHLLTEGIILKKGDKKSFTCTECGKSLTSKQVLKRHMRIHTGEKPFTCTQCGKSFSQSSSLKSHMLIHTGEKTHTCDQCGKTFLIPSHLEIHLRVHTKEKPYSCSECGKSFTQQSNFKLHQKTHIGVREYMCFECEKTFVRADYLKQHQKTHTGEKPYTCDQCLKSFTHLSYLKRHMKIHTGEKKYTWHQCSKMFSHV